From one Henningerozyma blattae CBS 6284 chromosome 1, complete genome genomic stretch:
- the RRN6 gene encoding Rrn6p (similar to Saccharomyces cerevisiae RRN6 (YBL014C); ancestral locus Anc_4.91), producing the protein MNRDLTFSKQLGVQLGIGIQFPGLRAYTENVSKIPPLRILTRPTKLELHKYKSQAAVNPLESFSEDEVNNSLSENLNSDDNIPAIDFENDLTYNHWKNLLLSKIHWNSLDPDIRANFHLSQDDHQNTSYLFDNIVDSPNFSHDYFPSELKQKVLIPPTSLKLVDPTVGDLLVINKAQNVSEGRLDTATYQLLVYASGQSNSWLNIAVIKPKDSNYVIQTPKLTPIKEIAIDEIFGIKKININATIKSIKIPTFSSLYNKSSEILTLLTSDSLHILKILDILPEYRVFNYKIYEPLRFNDFSDFPIADVSFNPWDIHQFAIVDIKGNWGIGVLPKNKREGSSIKILREFQGTIFETDELSNWKKIAWSTKYTRILVLSRSKIVEVDFEENWQNNLVEAKSWTSILDYKRFNDSNGVLLTSKELIIIGPKNGSSDLTRKISWKHDLKSTMGKLKISFTRIPIGSSELLLIFITSNTSNKIFCQGFLIEGENSIYCFTTPFITKLEELKGGISDIQVITNDYREINNDSDRNNVDLSNELLSISALIKNSKKGEFYSTTFTTIPTSQISRKKHVHFNPLASELESQSEDTNFKTMQAYFSILKENLHSLILSHTQFDNNENEEYETFQEYGYSLSQSINDRILDSEVNVPHKSIVQHILFEHLLKFPDNMNNLTEFTSLFEQISEFYTEKDIIFSGFDNIFDILIHENLYDLNMLFSKLVEIWEPMFAHSEYYIRGIIFSLLQSSMGFSIASQIDGLERHLRNELSQDYNELLDDWGRENWDDDISTNSFRSSIPYSSQPQFLFSSQTQIPTIKSSQSHSTRRRNKNLPSGSGKISKRQYAPSSQRDISQSSSFMSSQPSSTLPDTMTPAFSLLQSSIPTLSQSISANRSKKKKKKVGGFG; encoded by the coding sequence ATGAATAGAGACCTAACGTTTTCAAAACAACTAGGTGTACAGTTAGGTATTGGTATTCAATTTCCAGGTCTACGAGCATATACAGAGAATGTTTCTAAGATTCCTCCTTTGCGTATTTTAACTAGACCCACAAAATTAGAGCttcataaatataaaagtcAAGCAGCTGTAAACCCACTCGAATCTTTTTCAGAAGATGAGGTGAATAACAGTCTTAGtgagaatttaaattcagaCGATAATATTCCAgcaattgattttgaaaatgatctAACCTACAATCATTGGAAAAACCTCCTATTATCTAAAATACACTGGAATTCCTTAGATCCAGATATCCGAgcaaattttcatttatctCAAGATGATCATCAAAATACCAGTTATCTGTTTGATAATATAGTGGATTCCCCAAATTTTAGCCACGATTATTTCCCTTCTGAACTGAAGCAAAAAGTATTAATTCCTCCAACTAGTTTAAAGTTGGTTGATCCCACAGTTGGGGATTTGCTAGTAATTAATAAGGCTCAGAATGTATCAGAAGGTCGCCTGGACACTGCGACATATCAATTATTGGTTTACGCCTCAGGGCAATCAAATTCATGGTTAAATATTGCAGTTATTAAGCCAAAAGACTCTAATTACGTGATTCAAACTCCAAAATTAACTCccattaaagaaattgccattgatgaaatttttggaataaagaaaataaatattaatgcaACTATTAAGAGTATTAAGATACCaactttttcttcattatataataaatcaagTGAGATACTGACTCTTTTAACTTCTGACTCACTTCacatattaaaaatattagatattCTACCAGAATACAGAGTTTTTAACTATAAAATATACGAGCCACTTagatttaatgattttagTGATTTTCCAATAGCTGATGTTTCATTTAACCCTTGGGATATTCATCAATTCGCAATAGTGGATATCAAGGGTAACTGGGGTATTGGCGTTTTACCAAAGAATAAGCGGGAAGGAAGCTCTATTAAGATTCTTCGAGAATTTCAAGGAACAATATTTGAGACAGATGAACTATccaattggaaaaaaattgcCTGGTCTACTAAATATACCAGAATATTGGTATTATCAAGGTCCAAAATTGTAGAAGTCGATTTCGAAGAAAATTGGCAAAATAACCTGGTTGAAGCCAAATCTTGGACTTCTATTTTAGATTATAAAAGGTTTAACGATTCAAATGGAGTTCTCCTAACctcaaaagaattaataattattggCCCGAAAAATGGTTCATCAGATTTAACtagaaaaatatcttggaagcatgatttaaaatctaCCATGggaaaattaaagatttctTTTACAAGAATTCCAATCGGCTCATCTGAATTACTTCTCATATTCATAACTTCAAATACTAGCAACAAAATATTCTGTCAAggatttttaattgaaggTGAAAATAGCATTTATTGTTTCACAACACCATTCATTACTAAGCTTGAGGAACTTAAAGGCGGAATAAGTGATATTCAAGTAATAACGAATGACTATagagaaataaataatgattctgATCGTAATAATGTTGACCTCTCCAATGAACTTCTATCAATTAGTgcattaattaaaaattcaaagaaaGGTGAATTTTATAGTACAACGTTTACAACAATTCCCACAAGCCAGATTAGCCGAAAGAAGCATGTTCATTTTAATCCGTTAGCTTCAGAACTAGAAAGCCAATCAGAAGATACgaattttaaaactatGCAGGCATATTTTAGCATTCTTAAGGAAAATCTccattctttaatattatctcATACTCAATtcgataataatgaaaatgaagagTACGAGACTTTTCAAGAATATGGTTACAGTCTATCACAATCGATAAATGATAGAATATTGGATTCAGAAGTTAACGTACCACATAAATCAATAGTTCAgcatatattatttgagcatcttttaaaatttcctGACAACATGAATAATCTTACTGAATTTACCTCATTATTTGAACAAATATCTGAATTTTACACAGAGAAAGATATCATATTTAGTGGTTTTGACAATAtctttgatattttaatacaCGAAAATCTATACGATTTGAATATGTTATTTTCCAAACTTGTTGAAATTTGGGAGCCTATGTTTGCACATTCTGAGTACTATATTAGAGGTATCATTTTCTCTTTGTTGCAAAGTAGCATGGGATTTAGTATTGCAAGCCAGATAGATGGTCTAGAAAGGCATTTAAGGAATGAACTAAGCCAAGACTATAACGAATTACTTGACGATTGGGGTAGGGAAAATTGGGATGATGATATCAGTACAAATAGTTTTCGATCATCTATACCATATAGTAGTCAACCTCAATTCTTATTCAGCAGTCAAACTCAGATTCCGACTATTAAGTCATCCCAGTCTCATTCTACTAGAAGGAGGAACAAAAATTTACCTTCGGGTTCCGgaaaaatatcaaagaGACAATATGCCCCTTCATCTCAAAGAGATATTTCACAATCATCAAGTTTCATGTCATCACAACCTTCTAGCACCTTGCCTGATACAATGACTCCTGCATTTAGTTTACTTCAATCATCGATTCCAACCCTTTCACAATCTATAAGTGCCAATAGAtcaaaaaagaagaagaagaaggtGGGTGGTTTTGGATAA